The Capsicum annuum cultivar UCD-10X-F1 chromosome 1, UCD10Xv1.1, whole genome shotgun sequence sequence AAAGTTTGACATGTTTAATCAACTCGAAGGAGAATGCTCAGCTTTGTGAATGATTGATACTTTGCCTTGTAGTACAAGGGTCTAGATATGTGCTCtcagattttttttatcaatatttgtGGTTTAGGATATATTAATTTGCTGTGCAAAAAATATTTAGCAATAGTATTGGCTTACATCTGAAGAGATTTTGAACGATTGTTGCCGAAAAGGTTTTAACAGTTCTACAGGATAAGTCCCCTTCATCCAGAAAATCACTAGTTCTTGAGCGTGTATGTGTTACGATCGAACTAGTATTTTGCATACTGAATATGTCTTTTGGCTCTATTAATGTGACGTATAGCAAGTAATTGCCATGTATCTaggttattaaaaataaaattaaatctgGCCAACTCATCATAAGTGATTTGATTGTGTAAAATATTCTATACTGCCATGAAATAGAAcacaaaattcataattattcTAACTTCAGTATAATTCGTAAACAAAAAAGAGGTCACGCGAGAATAGGGTTTCAGCTATATAACTTTGTCATTCTTTCTAAAACATATTAGAGCGAAGGAGTTGCGTAAAAAATGAAATACCACACGCATCAAGAACACATGCATTTATTATTAGCTTAATAATTTGACAGGGATTTTCATCAGATGATAATACAGTAATACATCACTGTGATGATACAAACTTGCTACAACAAATGCAATTTTAGGTTTTGATGCTGAGGAACTTCTTCTGGATCAAGCTCTCAACAGTGCCTTTTATGTGTATTTGACGACTATAGTTTTTGCTCTTTCCCCCGATATTTGGAAGGTCGGGGTAACAGGCAATCCATTTTCTTCAAAGCCAATCCATTTTCTTCAAAGCTacatccaaatataaaaattatgagTGAAAATCTTTCGTATTAATGAAGTTAAACATCAAGATAAGTTGACACTAACATTGGAAATATTTACATACTTCCCAGGGACAGTGATGGAATGGTGAAGCTTCTGTAGGATCTTcaaaagtgaagaagaagaagagtcaCCATTCGCCCCAACTAAACAATATCTCCCATTTGCTGAAGGAACCTCAAATGCTAGTATATGTGCATTTGCAACATCCCTAACATCGATAAATTTATATATTCCGTCAGACCATGCTTCTTTCCCTACATCAAATAAAACACAAATGTGTCAAAGCTGAGCAAGTTTTTGAAACAACATATGCAGTATTGCGTTATGTTTCACAGAGAAGTATTTTTGTTGAAACTTAATTTCACTCATCTTAAGAGAAATTACAACTATATAAACATTCCAGATCAGAAAACTTTTGTGTTGTCCGAACGGTACAGAGAAAACGTGTATGATTTCTGCAAATCTTGCTTCTAGAGACATTTGCCAAAAGTTAGCACTTCCCTGTCTTCTTATTATACTCTTTGAAGGtctttaaaaatatattgttaGAAATGTACTACAGATCTAGATaactttaataaatatttttatgtggCTAGACTTCGTTACTTAAATGAAACTAGAATTTGTGGAATCATATTAAATATTTGACGATACATTAATGTACCTTGCTAAAAAACCGATTTAATATATAATGCCAAACAATCAGAAGCAGAGGTTCATACATAAATATTTCTGAATCAAGAAAGCACTAGATCATAACAGTTTCTGTTTAAATACATCATTCGAGATCCTAGATTATTAGAAAAAAAGACACGTTCAATTCCTACTTCCTATCATGCATGTAATGTGTGTGTTCAAAATGTGAGGAGGCTTACCTTGTGTTATGAAGTTGAGCATAGCCTCGGATGAGAAATTAAGGGCAGGCTGCAGAAATGGACCAATGACTAGAACTGGATGAAGTGTAACCAAGTCAATGCCATGCTGTTTTGCAAATTGCCAAGCAACTTCTTCAGCCAGGGTCTTGGACAGATTGTACCATTGCTACAACAACAATAAAGGCTTTGTTTCAACAGGGAATGCATAATTAAGTAAATTTCTGGTATAACAACTAACCGTTTCTTACTTGGGTTTGTGTGTGTGGGCGTGGGCGTGGGCGTGGGCGTGGGGTGGGGGTTCAAAgttatttggactgaa is a genomic window containing:
- the LOC107858673 gene encoding phenylacetaldehyde reductase-like, with amino-acid sequence MLNFITQGKEAWSDGIYKFIDVRDVANAHILAFEVPSANGRYCLVGANGDSSSSSLLKILQKLHHSITVPGNFEENGLALKKMDCLLPRPSKYRGKEQKL